Within the Streptomyces sp. NBC_00353 genome, the region GCGACGATGCCGTTCGACAGCCGGCGGAACTCGTTGCGGTCCAGGTCCGGCACACCGATCAGCTCGCAGATGACCGTCATGGGCAGCGGGAAGGCGAGCGCGTCGACGAGGTCTCCTTGCCCGGCGGGCACCATCGCGTCGAGGAGTTCGCCGGTGATCTGCTGGACCCGCGGCCGCAGCGACTCGATCCTGCGGGCGGTGAACTCGCGGGCGACGAGCTTGCGCAGCCGGGTGTGGTGGGGCGCGTCCATCTCCAGCATGTTGGCGTTGATCGGATCGCCCGCGCCCGTCGCGTACGGCGTCGTCCGCCAGTCCTTGCCGAGCCGCTGGTCGGCGAGGGCCGCGCGGCCCTCCTCGTAACCGACGATCAGCCAGACCCGCTCGAAGTCGTCGGTACGGATGGTGTGCACCGGTCCCTCGGCGCGCATCTTCGCGTAGTACGGATACGGATTCGCGGTGAAGTCCTGGATCCCGCGAAGATCGACGTCCACTGCGGACACGGTCCGCCCCCTCCCGGCCGGTTCGGTCGATCTGCTCGGATCGACCCCCATCACCCTACGTCGCCGGTGGAGTCGCCCTCCTCGTCGAGCAGACCCGCGTCGTGCACCAACAGCGCAATCTGAACGCGGTTGTTGAAGCCGAACCTCGCGAGAATGCGCGACACATGGGTCTTGACGGTGGCCACGCTGAGATACAGGGTCGCGGCGATCTCCGCGTTGGACCGGCCTCGCCCGACGGCGACCGCGACCTCGCGCTCCCGCTCGGCGAGGGAGGCGATCCGCTGCCGGGCCCGTTCGGCCCGGGCCGGCCGGCTGTCGGCGCCGCCCGCGGCACGAGCCATGAGCTGCCGGGTGACGGCGGGGGACAGCACGGGGTCACCGGCCGCGACCCGCCGCACCGAGTCGACGATCCGCGCGGGCGGGGTGTCCTTCAGGACAAATCCTGCGGCTCCGGCGCGGATGGCCCGCAGCACCTGCTCGTCGGCGTGGAACGTGGTGAGGACGACGACCTCGGGCGCGTCGGGTCTGCTGCGCAGTGCCTCGGTCGCGGTCAGCCCGTCCATGGTCGGCATCCTGATGTCCATCAGCACCACATCGGGGCGGTGCCGGTCGACGAGATCCGCGACCTCGGAGCCGTCCGCACCCTCCCCCACGACGGTGATGTCGTCGACGCCGCCGAGCATGAGCGTCAGCCCGGCCCGTACGAGCGGGTCGTCGTCGACGATGAGCAGCCGGACGGGCGGCGCCACGGGATCCCTGGGGGTGGTCATGAGGACCACGGTAGCCAGGCCCGGACGACGAATCCGCCGTCAGGTTCCGGGCCGTGGTCGAGGCGGCCACCCGCGAGGGTGGCGCGCTCGGTCAGACCGATGAGGCCCTGGCCGGAGCCGGGGACCCGCTCGAACGGTTCGACGGGTGCCGGGTTGCGTACCTCGATGGTGAGTCCGTCGCCCGGTCCGCCGGTGACGGTGATGGTGACCTCGGTGCCGGGGGCGTGTTTACGGGCGTTGGTCAGGCCCTCCTGAGCGATGCGGTAGACGGTGCGGCCGGTGGCACCGGGCGCGGTGACCGGGTCGGCGACGCGGTTGTCGAGGATGACCTCCATCCCCGCCAGGCGGGATTCGGCGATCAGTGCGTCCAGGGTGGCGAGGGTGGGCTGCGGCCGGTTGCCGTCCCCGTTGTCGCCGTCGCCGGGGCTCCGGAGAACGCCGATGATCTCGCGGAGGTCCTGGAGCGCCTCGTGCGCACTGTCCCGGATGACCCCGGCGGCCCGGCCGACCTCGGCCGGTGGCGCGTCGGGGCGGAATTCGAGGGCGCCCGCGTGGACGCTGAGGAGGGTCAGCCGGTGGGCGAGCACATCGTGCATCTCGCGCGCGATGGCCTCGCGGGCCAGCCGCTGGGCCTGTTCGGCACGGAGTCCGGCCTCCGCCTCGGCCCGGCGGGCACGCTCGCGAAGCGTGACGACGAGCTGGCGTCTGGACCGTACGACCATGCCCCAGCTCAGCACCAGCAGGACCAGAAGCATGCCGACGACCGTGGACGCGAGGAACGAGGTTGCCGGGTCGGGGCGCAGATAAGGCTGTACGGGCGCGACGGCCAGGGCGAGCACGCCGACGGCGGCCACCGGTCTGAACGGCCGGTGCACCGCGACGCTGAACAGCGCCACGAGCAGGGCCCCGGCGGCTACCGGTTCGACGATGGAGAGCAGTGTCAGGGTCACGGCGAGGCCGACCGGCCACCGCCGCCGTGTCCACAGGGCGCAGCAGGCCGCAGCGCCGATCAGCGAGTCGATGAAGACGACGCCGTCGGGGGTGGTGCGGTCGGCGTCGATGGCGCCGGCCGCGGCCGCGCCGATCGCCGCCGCGCAGAGGAAGGCGGTGATGTCGACGACCCAGTCCCGCACCGTGCGGCGGGCTCTGCGGCCCTGGTCACCGGGCAGCTCGGGATCGGCCATCGCCGAGGGCAGCAGCCAGGGGTACTCCGTGCGCGTCATATCGACAAAACTACTCAGATGACGGGCTGGTACCGGCCGTACGGGAGCGGGAGGCCACCGAAGTCGCCGGACCGGAGACTTCGGTAGCACCGGACCGGAGACTTAAGTCGCAGCGGGGCAGACCGGCGGCCGACGCGGCGGTGGGAACGTACGCGCGAGGCTCACGGGATGAAGAAACTCTGCGAGTCGGTCGGCTTCATCGTCTTCATCCAGGGCGTCGCCGGGCTGCTCCACGAATGGACGGGCTGGTTCCGGCTCTGGGCGGTGGTGCGGAGAATGGAGTTCCTCGGTGGGTACGCGCTGTTCGTCAACATCGTGCTGGTGATGACGGGCGCCGCTGTCATGGTGGCAGCGGACCGCCTCAAGGATTGACTTCCGCTCCCCGAGCTAACGCCCGGGGATTCCTACCGCGGTCGTGTGACCGTCTCGGTGGGTTCCTGCTTCACCGCGCTGCGCCGGGACGAGTCCCGGTCCTACCTGCGCTCGACAGGCTGACACCGCCAGTCCGGCGGCCTTGGCGACGTTGACCGCCGCGTTGATGTCCCGGTCCAGGACGGCCCCGCAGTCCCTGCGCCCGCACACGCGGACGTGCAGGGGCTTGGGGCCGTCCTTGACGCCGCACACGCAGCAGACCTGAGAGGTCGGCTCGATTGTCTCTGTTGATGCTTGACGTTGTGGCTTCACCTGATGCTTGACACCGCTTGCCTCGGCTTGGCTGTGCACGTCTGATCCGCGTGCAGGGAGGGCCGAGGCCGTGCTGGTGGAGTTGAGCGTGGTCGAGCAGCGTCGGCGGCTTCATGGCCGCCGGACAGCACGTCCAGCTCGGCCGCGGCTATGCCCACCAGGTCGTCACCGCCCACCTGGACGAGCAAACGATCCGGGTCTTCCACAGCGGCGAGCTGATCACCACCGTCCCGCGTGTCACCAGGAAGGAGGTAGTGGTCCGCAAGTCCGGCGAACACAACCGCCGGAAGATCGTGTGATCGTCGAGTCAGGAAGGCTCGGACGACCCTGCGGACGGCCACTTGGCCAGCCGAACACGCGCCTCCTGCGCAACGACCGGCCACGGGTCGTCAACCAAACGCGCAACAGCCGACCGCGGCGAGCGTGGATGACCTGCAACGAGCCGCCGCACAGAGTCATGCGGATCGTCGACCAACCGTTCCAACAGCTCAGACGGACAGTTGCGCTTGCTCGCCACCCGGTCCCGGACCCGCCAGTCCGGATCCTCGATCAGCTCGGCCAGGATCTCCGGCGGCACCGTCCTGTTATGCGCAACCCAAAAACGCATGTCGGGATGGTTGCGCACCAGGTCCCACCAGACGGGCAGCGGGAGAGTTGCCCACGCCGAGCGCTTGAACTCCGCCGGGTCCTCACTCTGTCGCAGCCGGATGAACTCCTCCATTGAGGTGATCTCAGGGAAACGGTCCGCCATGGCAGCCAGTAAGCCACGATGTCTAGGTCAGACGTCAAGCATCACCTGACGCCGAACCGTCAAGCATCAACCGAGACCCGACAGGACGCCCAGCAGGCCACGCGGTAAGAGTTTCTCTACTTCATCAAGACCCGCGCACGGCGCGGGCGCGCGCCGCCTTGCCGGCGGGGCCGCCGCCCTGTCTTCGCCAGCGGCGGCCCCGCCCGGCGGCGCGCTAGCGTGCTGCGGGCGTGAAGTGGGAGACACCCTCTGCGGCTGGGGCGGTCAGCTCCACGGCTTTAGGCAGCCACTTTGGGGCGAGCCTCTAAGATCACGGCCCCAACGTCGTGCTTTAACGGGCAGGTCCACTGACTGCCCGACTCGCCGGAAGCTTAAGGGGCCATGATCACTCGCCCCAAAGCAGCTCCAGCCCAAAGCCGCTCCGCCGACCTTCGCCACGACCCAGCCGTATGTCAGACTGCGGTTCATGATTCACAGTCGAAAGGGCCATGCCGCGTAGGCGCCCCTCACGCCTCCGGGCAGAAGACAGGCACTTTGCCGCAGATCGCAGCTACTCGAAGATCGGTCGGCTCTCCGGTCCAGCTCAAGCGCAGATCATTCGGTTGGAGCGGACCCGGCTCGAACCAGGCCTGATCGGGCAGGCGCTCTTCCTATGGACTGCCATCGCAAGGGCACCAAAAGATGAGCTCCCTTCGCCGTTCAGTGGCCGATGCGGAGTCTCCGCGTGTTGCCCCGAACCAGCTGACGAGCGAGATCTGCTGGAGCTAGCGATCTGCGCTCTCCCCAAGAAGAGCTCACGGGAGCTCCGCAGCATCGTGCAGCCTCTCGATCTGAAGATCCTCAAACGCCCCGACGCCGTGCCTTACGGCGATCCGCCGCATCGCTGGTGGCGAAGCGCCTTCTGATTGAGCCGTGCCCCTCCCGTGCCCGTTCGGTCGGGATACAACGGGGAGTCACGGGCACCGGCGGACAGCGAGCACGAGAACGACCCCTGACCGAGTTACCTGGTCAAGGGTCGTTCACAGCGTGTTGTCGTGTGCGCTGACGACCCCGGCCACGCCTCGCGCGTGCACGTCGGCTTCGGGTTGAGCGATCAAGTACTTGAACTGACCGCAGTCGCTCGCCACCCGCTGCCGCCCGTCATGGCTGCCCCGGATGGTGCGCTCCACAGGGCGAATGAACTCGGCCTGATCCTGGACGGCCACGACTCGCCTCTCGCCCGCCTGGCTGCTGCGATCAAAGTCCTGGCGGCGGCGCTCGAGGACGAACCCCGGCCATACCCGTACTACGTTCGCCTAGTGGCAGAGTGGCTTCGTGGACTGGCCGGCCACGTCCGTCTCGCGCAGGCCGAAGCGCTCGGGCGGGAAATAGCCGACCGGTTGAGGGCTGATCGCGCAACTGGCACGCACAGCCTTCATGACGAGGCTGTATGGGCGCACGCTACCCACATCATGGAGCTTCTGACTTTTCCTGCGAGTCACTCCGGACCCGAACACCAGACACGCTGACCACGGATTGACGCGGCTCCCGATCCTTTCGTCGGCCGTATACGCGTTCGCCTAAATCAGTTGCTGTACAGCAGCGAAGTACAGCAACCGGCATGACCACAGCCGAACGTCACCAACGCTCGGTGACCGGTTCACCAGCCCGGCAGACCTCAACAACCGTCCCGCCCATAGTTCGCTTCGAGAGGGTCACCAGCACGGTGCTCGTGCCACTCTCGTGCCAGAACGGGCGGGGAGCCAAGGGGAATCGCGGTGCGCAGGGGTCCAGGCCACCCACTCCATCCAAGGCGGGAAATCCACAGTTCAGGCTGGCGATCGCCGCACCTCGCTCCTAAAGCGGGTGTCAGGCGGGCAGCGGCGCGATCCTGATTCGGCCCTTGGGGCTGCGCACGGCCTACGTGGGGCTCGCGATGGACTGCCCCACCACTGTTGTCTACGAGAGAGCCCCGCCATGCGAACGCACCGAGGCTCCGCCGTCCCGGCCATCCCGCGTCCAATTGTCGGCGCGCGGGGAGTAGGGCGTCGGGTAGCCGGTCAGGTCGGAAAATCAGGAAGAGGAAGAGGCTACCGAGTCGGTGAGCTCCGAGGGCGGTTCGACTCCGATTTCCTGGAGAAGTCCTGCTACGTCGCGGTCGAGCTGGACACCCACCTCGGCGACTTCCTGAATCCCGATGCCGCCGAAAACCGTGCTGGGCTGGTCGATCGTGAAGACCGCCATGTCAGAGTCATCGCCGCTGATCAGGATCCGCAGTGGCGCGTACAGCAGGGCCGTATGGTCATGCCGGAACATTTTCTCCGCAGTCACATGATTGCCGAGCAGGTACTCGACGACCTTGGTCCGGTGTCCTGCAGCCGCCATCAGCGCAGTGGCGTCGATGGTGTGGAAAATCAACAAGCCATTCGGCGCCTGGGCGGCGATAGTGGCCCGCACGTCGTCCCAGGTGCCGCCCCTCTCAGTGATACGCACCGTGGCGGCGGCATCGAAGAGCGGGGCCGACTGTTCGAAGCGGCGCCGGAACTCGTCGAATCCTATTCCTGTCGGAATGTGGAGGCGGGTCATGGTATGCGGTGCAGTCAGGGTCATAGCGTCCCCGATCTCGTCGTCAGTTCATAACACAGCTTCTCCCACCCTACGGGCGGCCGACCTACCCGGCATATCCATGCAAGTCGGTAAGTGAGGGGACCGGCGGGCGGGCCCGTCGCCGTTGCGGGGGCGGCCTCTCAGGCCCGGAAGGCGATTCGTGGCAATGTATCCACTACCCTGCGCGCGTGCTCCCTCGGAGGTGAGTGTGAGGGGGCTGGCGCGGCTCCCGGCCGACGCCAGGGCACCCTCGCGATGGGCGCCCCGGCGTCGTGTGGTTCCGATTCCCGGTTGTCAGAGGGCGGGGTGCTGGTCGCGCGCGGGGCTGAGTGTCTCCAGGAGTAAGGCGATGTGCAGGATCGTCGACTCCGCGTACGGGTTGGCCGCCAGCTGCACGCCGATGGGCATGCCGTCGCTGCTGGTCCCGAATCGCATCGACAGGGCCGGATGTCCCGTCAGGTTGAACGGGACAGTCGTCGACGATACGTGGGAAGCGCCCATCGCCTGGCCGCCGAGGGTGAACTCCTCCAGCTGGTGCTTGTGGGATCAACCGCGGTCGACTGGCTCACCCCGGAGCAGATCACCGAGCGCATGTCCGAGGTCTACGCGATCCGCCTGCTCGATGCCCTGGACGAGGCCGGCCCCCACGTACGGAGTCACGACGGCCGCCGACTCGCAAAGAAGCCGTGACCCCAGAGCCTCGCCGAAGAATGAGCCGCGAGGAAGCCTTGCCCCTTGTGCAGCGCCTCTTGACCGGGGACCTTGCCAGCGAGGCAGAGGGTGACGAGATCCTTGACGCCTTGGAGCACGGACTCGCATGCCCTCACGTCAGCGACTAAATCCACTGGGACGCCGATCCCGATCTGAGCGCTGAGCGGATCGTCGATCGAGCGTTGGCCTACAAGCCGATCGCACTCTGACTCAAGCTGTCTGGTCCCAGTTGATGCGCGACGTTTTGATCCCAGGTGATGTTTGACGCCTGGCCTAGTAGCCGGCCTCACCAGGACGAGTCAACTGTTTCAATGACGCGGACGTCGCCGAGGTGCGGCTTCCACAAGCCGGAGTGCCCGCGAGCGGGTATCCCCTGGCTCAGAGGGCGCACGCCTGTAAACGCCCAGAGCCAGCCACCTCCCGATGACGTCGGCCCCACCTTGAAGCAGTCGACCAGCTGACCTACTGCGAAGATCAGGCCGAAGTGGCGTGGCCAAACCTCGGGTGGCCATCCGTGGTAGCCCGCCCAATCCAGGGTCGGCCTCACTTGCATTCCCGCTGGCAGCTTGGCCGCGTGATCCTCGGTGCGCGCCGCGTGGATGAGAACGAGCCCGCGATGGGATGTGGCGTTGCGACGAGGCAGCACGTCCAGATTACCGAAGACCAAGTGGCGTGCCCACGGCTGCTGGACGGTCACGGCGCGAAGCGCAGCCTCCTGCGATCGACGTTCTCTGAGGACCATCACAGACTTGAACCACCTGATCGCAGCCGCTGTCAACCATCAGCTGGGACCGAAGTATCAAGCATCTCCCGGGACCGAACACACTCTGACTCAAGCAGTGCGGTAAGAGTGAGCCTTTTCCAACCTGAGGTTGAGGCGTGGTGAAGGACGAGAACGGTCTTCACGATGTCGGTGGTTGGTGCTGCAACGGAGCTTCCGCAGACGGCGCCAGCTTTTGAAGGTGGCCATGGCCTGCTCGCCGATGTATCGGATCTTGGCGTGGCTGCTGTGGCGGATGCGTACTGGCCGGAGGCCGCGCCCGCGCGGAGACGACGGGGCCGTTCCCGGTGACACGCACCGGGGATGGGCCCGTCGCCCGTTCGTTCAGGAAGCCCGGATCGCCCGGTCGATCTCCGCGCCGGTACGCGCCACGACGACGGGCCACTCGTCCCTGAGGGAGGCGGGCAGAAGCTCGCGGTCCTCGTCCTGCTGGATCATGGTCGGCCCGCCCGGGACGACGAGCACGGCACCCAGCCGTCGCAGCAGGACGGCCAGGAGGTCCATGATCCCGTCCCCTCCGAAGCGGTTGAAGGTGATGCCGGTCGGGTTGTTGAAGTACACACCCGCCTCCTCCCCCTCCGCCGTACTCACCAGCAGGAAGTCCGTCTCGGGGTCCCGCAGCACCGCATAGGGGCCAAGGACCTCGTGCGCGGCACTCATGTCCAGCGTCGCCGGCTCACCGTTCTCGAACCGGCACACGAAGATGTCAAAACTCATGGAGTCTGTTCTAACCTCAGGTTGAGGCGTGGTGAAGGACGACGACGGCCTTCACAATGTCGGTGATCCGGTTGGTGCCGCAGCGGAGCTTTCGCAGGAGGCGCCAGCCCTTCAGGGTGGCCATGGCCTGCTCGCCGAGACAGCGGATCTTGGCGTGGGTACTGTTGTGTCGCCGCTTCCAGCGCTTGAGCAGACGGCCCCTGAACGGCACCCGGACGGGGCGCCCGGCGCCCTGGTAAGCCTTGTCCGCCCAGCACTTCACGTCGGCCTCGGTGAGCGCGTCGATGATGCCGTGGCGCCGCGCGGCGGTCAGGTCATGGGTCGATCCGGGCAATGCCGGCGAGGCCCACAGCAGTCGACCGAACGGGTCGGTGAGGACCTGGACGTTCATGCCGTGGCGTTTGTGTTTTCCGGAGTAGTACGGGGTGTCGGCGGCGATCCGGTCGATCGGCAGCAGGGTGCCGTCCAGGATCACGAAGGCTTTCGCCTGTACGATCTTCATCGCCTCGGTCAGGGTCGGCGCGGCGGCGGCCAGGACGTCGATCACCTCACGTATGTATCGGTACACGGTCGCGACGCCGATGCCGAACCCGGCGGCGAGCCGCGCGTAGGTGTCCCCGCACCGCAGGTGGGCGAGGACGAGCAGGGCCTGACGGCCGACAGGCAGCCGTCGCCACCGGGTCCCGATCTCTCGCTGCCGGGCACGGAGCCGCGTGGTCAGGTAGCGCAGGGTGCCGCTGGACAGATCAATCGACGAGGGGTAGACAAGCACGCGAAGCTCCTGACGGACACGGGTGATCTTGGTCGAGAACCCGTCTACCAGGAGCTTCGTCGTTCTGTACAGCTGGCAACCTCCAACACCTCACCGCCGCAGCCAGGTTGGAAAAGGCTCACTGGGCGGAGTTGACAGATCAGGCGGCAAGCGCATTACTCGGGACCCTGGCCGGCGGAGCCATCACGGTGCATGTTGCGCGCTGGCAGACCTCAAAGTCGATCACGGCTCAAGCCGAGCTAGCGGCTTCTCAACACGCCGCGAGCGCAGCACTGGTTCAAGAGCAGTGGGAACGGCAACGCTCTACTGAAGCCGCCCAGAGGCTCCTGGAGAGACTCGCGACTCTCTATGCGTGGCTGCCGTCGCTGCCGGACCTTGCGCTGGAGAGGCCAACGCTGAGCGCCCATGCGCGCGAGCAATGCTCTGTGGCGCTGTCCTCTGTTCGTCACCGCATGCAGACCGACCTCCTCTCAATTGGAGATACCGAGGCCCGGGCGCGTTATCGCACTCTCGTGAAGATCGTCTTCGACGTCGGGTGGCGGGGCATGGGGCAGGGGGACCGAGAGCGGCAAATCGCTGATGCAAGGGGCTACATGCGTACAGCTCACATAGGAGGCAATCGTGGACGGCACCGTGCTTCCAGCGCACGTTGCTCCACCTGTCCTAGATCGGCAAGGTGATGACGCCTGGACACCACCTCAGGTGCCCTGGCATTGGCATGACCCTGCGGATGGCAGTTGAGCAGCGATGCGAATGAGATGCTCCGCCGAGCTCGATACCTCTCCGTCACAGTCCTGGACCGTGGGCGTCCCAGCTGTCCGACTGTCCGATTAGGGCTATGACCTGCGAAAAGTTGCCGGCAACTCTATCTCGGGCTGTCCGGGCGGTCCGGTTACAGACGGCTGCAACACCCCGGCGTGTTGCAGCCCATCGGCAAAGGCCGACCTACGTGGTTGCTGGACGGCAAGCCGCAGGCGCCTTCCTTCAACGCTCGGTAGCGAACCTGAGACCGACATGGCATTTAGCCAACCTGACCCGGCGACTCCAGCGAGACTCTGTGCATGGAATCGTCGGTTGTCGTCGGAGTCATCGGTCTGGCGAGTGCCCTCCTGGGTGCGGGTGTGGCGTTCGCTGGGATCGTGTACCAGCAGCGACACCAGGCACGGATTGGCCGCGAGGCGCAGCGCCAGGCTCTGGCTACCGCAGCTGTTGAGCGGGTCCTCGGCGAGCTGTCAGCTATCCAACGAATCGTCAGGCGGTCAACGCGGGACCTGACCGCTGAAGAGGCGGAGGAGCGACGTCTCCGTCTGCACGACCACGTGGCTTCCATCCTCTTGGAGGCTCAACGAATACCTGATCCTCGGGTGCGAGACCGGGTGAGGGAGAACGCGTCGTTCGTGCTTCTCTCCCCGCCTGAGGACACCCGCACACCCGACGAGCGCCGAATGGACGGGATGTGGGTGTGTGGGGATTCGATTGGGTGTCTTGGCGCATATCTACGCGAGGAGCCGCTGCCTGACAGACTCTCCCCCGTACAGGAACTCATAGACAGGTGGCCCACGTTCCGAGGCGGAACGGACTGGTTCATGGAGGCATGAGTGGCACTAGGCAGTGCACGAGCGTCCCGGCTGTCCAGCTACAGATGAGCTGCAACAGGTCACGGGCAGCAACCGGCCTCTCTCCCCTCGCCTCTCGGACTAGCGGACCTCACGAATGGCCGGAATTTCGTCTTCCGGTGGAGAGACGGTGGCAAAGGCCGTTCCTGCCGTGGTGCCCAACGCTTCGCCCCAGGTCACGGCCCTGGTCCGGCACTACTGGCGGGCACAGCGCCTGTGGTCCGGCTCGTACTTCGCCGGATCGGTGGGCGGGGCTCCGCTCTCGATCGTCCGTCAGTACATCGAGCAGCAGAACCGTCCGCTCTAGCCCGCAGGTCAGAGCACTTCTCAGAATCACTTCACCACCGGGCTGAAGCCCGGTGCACTGCAATCAATTCCGGCAGCCGGCTCAAGGAGCCGCGGGGGTCACCGCACGGCGGCCCCAGCCGGTCCCGGCGAGGACGAGCACCGCGCCCAGTACGCCGAGGGCGGAGAGCCGTTCACCGCCGATCGCGATGCCCGCGGCGGCTGCCCACAGCGGTTCCGTACCGAGCAGCAGACTGACCCGGGACGGCGAGGTGCGGCGTACCGACCACATCTGCACGAAGAAGGCGAACAGCGTGCAGAAGACGGAGAGGAACAGCAGCCCGCCCCACTCACGGACGCCGAACCCCGCGGCCACCGTCCAAGGCGACGCCCCGGTGCCGGGAACGGCGGCGAGCACGGCGAAGACGGCGACCGCGCTGCCGAGCTGCACGGTGGTCAACGACAGCGAGTCCGCCGCCCGGACGGACTTGATGCGGGCCATCAACAGCACATGGAGAGTACGGGCGAGGGCGGCCACCAGCATCAGCAGATCGCCCACCGACGGGCTGGTGAAACCGCCGCCCTGGGTCAGCAGCACGACACCCGCGACGGACAGTGCGGCGGCGGCGAGGAACGCTCCGCGCGGCCGGACCCTGGTCACGGCGGCCTCCGCGAGCGGCGTGAAGATCATGGTGAGGCTGATGATGAGCC harbors:
- a CDS encoding DMT family transporter, translating into MSAVALPALAPPRRAWLTDLPVLLVAVVWGASYLAAKGITTTSTVVAVLVLRFVIVLPVLAVAGWRRLRALSAAQWRGAGLLGLVLSGIFLVETYGVVHTSATNAGLIISLTMIFTPLAEAAVTRVRPRGAFLAAAALSVAGVVLLTQGGGFTSPSVGDLLMLVAALARTLHVLLMARIKSVRAADSLSLTTVQLGSAVAVFAVLAAVPGTGASPWTVAAGFGVREWGGLLFLSVFCTLFAFFVQMWSVRRTSPSRVSLLLGTEPLWAAAAGIAIGGERLSALGVLGAVLVLAGTGWGRRAVTPAAP
- a CDS encoding DUF302 domain-containing protein; this encodes MTLTAPHTMTRLHIPTGIGFDEFRRRFEQSAPLFDAAATVRITERGGTWDDVRATIAAQAPNGLLIFHTIDATALMAAAGHRTKVVEYLLGNHVTAEKMFRHDHTALLYAPLRILISGDDSDMAVFTIDQPSTVFGGIGIQEVAEVGVQLDRDVAGLLQEIGVEPPSELTDSVASSSS
- a CDS encoding transposase family protein: MLVYPSSIDLSSGTLRYLTTRLRARQREIGTRWRRLPVGRQALLVLAHLRCGDTYARLAAGFGIGVATVYRYIREVIDVLAAAAPTLTEAMKIVQAKAFVILDGTLLPIDRIAADTPYYSGKHKRHGMNVQVLTDPFGRLLWASPALPGSTHDLTAARRHGIIDALTEADVKCWADKAYQGAGRPVRVPFRGRLLKRWKRRHNSTHAKIRCLGEQAMATLKGWRLLRKLRCGTNRITDIVKAVVVLHHAST
- a CDS encoding amidase family protein; the encoded protein is MGASHVSSTTVPFNLTGHPALSMRFGTSSDGMPIGVQLAANPYAESTILHIALLLETLSPARDQHPAL
- a CDS encoding HEAT repeat domain-containing protein; this encodes MADRFPEITSMEEFIRLRQSEDPAEFKRSAWATLPLPVWWDLVRNHPDMRFWVAHNRTVPPEILAELIEDPDWRVRDRVASKRNCPSELLERLVDDPHDSVRRLVAGHPRSPRSAVARLVDDPWPVVAQEARVRLAKWPSAGSSEPS
- a CDS encoding sensor histidine kinase; the protein is MTRTEYPWLLPSAMADPELPGDQGRRARRTVRDWVVDITAFLCAAAIGAAAAGAIDADRTTPDGVVFIDSLIGAAACCALWTRRRWPVGLAVTLTLLSIVEPVAAGALLVALFSVAVHRPFRPVAAVGVLALAVAPVQPYLRPDPATSFLASTVVGMLLVLLVLSWGMVVRSRRQLVVTLRERARRAEAEAGLRAEQAQRLAREAIAREMHDVLAHRLTLLSVHAGALEFRPDAPPAEVGRAAGVIRDSAHEALQDLREIIGVLRSPGDGDNGDGNRPQPTLATLDALIAESRLAGMEVILDNRVADPVTAPGATGRTVYRIAQEGLTNARKHAPGTEVTITVTGGPGDGLTIEVRNPAPVEPFERVPGSGQGLIGLTERATLAGGRLDHGPEPDGGFVVRAWLPWSS
- a CDS encoding response regulator transcription factor, with product MTTPRDPVAPPVRLLIVDDDPLVRAGLTLMLGGVDDITVVGEGADGSEVADLVDRHRPDVVLMDIRMPTMDGLTATEALRSRPDAPEVVVLTTFHADEQVLRAIRAGAAGFVLKDTPPARIVDSVRRVAAGDPVLSPAVTRQLMARAAGGADSRPARAERARQRIASLAEREREVAVAVGRGRSNAEIAATLYLSVATVKTHVSRILARFGFNNRVQIALLVHDAGLLDEEGDSTGDVG